Below is a window of Halarcobacter anaerophilus DNA.
TTTCAAGTGCTTCTTCTTCATCTTTAAATGTAGTAACACATAATACAGGTCCGAAAATCTCTTCTTGGAAAATTCTCATTTTATTATGACCTTTGAAGATTGTAGGTTTGATATAATTACCTTTTGGATAAGTTTTGTTTTCATAAGCTTCACCGCCTATTAAACACTGAGCCCCCTCTTCTTTACCTATTTTAATATATTCTAAAATTTTTTCCATTTGATTTTTAGAAGCTTGTGCTCCCATCATATTTGAAGGATCTAAAGGATTTTCTTCGGTAATTGCAGCTACTCTTTTAAGAACTCTTTCCATAAATTTTTCATAAATTGATTCTTGAACAAGAGCTCTAGAAGGACAAGTACAAACTTCACCTGAATTAAAAGCAAAAAGAACCAATCCTTCAATTGCTTTATCCAAAAATTCATCATCTTTTTCCATAACAGATTCAAAGAAAATGTTCGGTGATTTTCCACCTAATTCAAGTGTTGAAGGAATAATATTTTCAGTTGCATATTTCATAATAAGTTGCCCTGTTGTAGTCTCTCCCGTAAATGCCACTTTTTTAACATCAGGATGAGTTGCAAGAGCTTTCCCTATTTTTCCACCTGAACCGTTAATAATATTTATTGTTCCTTTTGGCAGTACGTCTTGAATAGTTTCCATTAATAGTAAAATAGACATAGGAGTTGCAGAAGCAGGTTTCATAACAATACAATTTCCCGCAGCCAAAGCAGGAGCTAATTTCCAAGCTGCCATTAATAGAGGGAAATTCCAAGGAATAATTTGAGCAACAACACCGTAAGGTTCATGAATCTCTTGAGAAATTGTATTCTCATCAAGATCACTTACAGTTCCCGATTCAGCTCGAACTACCGATGCAAAATATCTAAAATGATCTACAACAAGAGGAATATCGGCATTTAAAGTCTCTCTTACCGTTTTTCCGTTATCCAAAGTCTCTGCAAGTGCGATTGCTTCAAGGTTAGCTTCTATTGCATCGGCAACTTTGTTTAACATAGCACTTTTTTGTGCAGAAGAAGTGTGTTTATAAGATTCAAAAGCTTTTTTTGCAGCAGCAACTGCCGATTCAACATCTTCTTCATTTGAACGAGGAATTCTTGTTAAAACTTCACCGTCAACAGGAGAAACATTATCAAAGTATTCACCGCTTATAGGAGCAACCCACTCTCCTCCTATAAAATTTTCATATTGGGGTTTAAATTTTGGTTTTTCATAAATTTTAGCAGACATATCGTTTTCCTTTTTGTAAATAAAATAATGAAAAAATCAAATACGTAAAAGGTATTAATCTTTTCTTTCCAAAATTCTACAGCAGAAATATAGCCTCAATTTAGCGTGAACATAGCACGAAAATAGCAGCTCTTTTTTCTATCTTAGAAAGCCCGTAAAAAGATACTTTTAAAAAATCAGAGCAAAATTTATTTTTTCTAAAAATTATAATTATGTTACAATTTCACATGAAAACTTTTAATTACAGTGTAAAAAACAGCATTAAAAATAGCAATATCGACTTTGAAAAATTCAAAAATGAAAAGAATATTTTAATACAAATTTTTTGCGGACAGGGAAAAGAGAATCTAAAAAAAACAGTTTTAACGCTTTTAAAAGAGTTGCCCCAAGCAGTTTTAATTGGAACTACCACAGACGGAGAGATAAAAGATAAAAAAATTACTACTTCAAATACAATAATTTCCATATCTATTTTTGAAAATACCCTTATAAAAAAATATTATGTAGAAAACCAAGACTCTTTTGATACGGGTTTTACCCTAGCAAAAGAGCTAATTACGCCAAATACAAAACTTCTAATACTTTTTACTGATGGAACAACAACAAACGGTGAAAACTTTTTAAAAGGAATAGAATCTTTTAACAATAAAATTCCTATTTGCGGTGGGATGGCTGGAGATAACGGGGAATTTACCCAAACGTTTATCTGTTCTCAGAATAAAATTTTAAAAAGCGGAGCAGTTGGAGTATCTTTAAATTCAGACTCCCTTAAAATTCATAATGATTACCGCTTTAACTGGTCATCTATAGGAATTGAACATACTATTGATAAAATAGAAGACAATAGAGTCTATAGTATAAACGGTATGTCTCCTATTGATTTTTATTCAAAATATTTAGGAGAAGATGTAGCTTTGGCACTTCCTGCAACAGGAATTGAATTTCCTTTGATAGTTGAAAAAGACGGTATCCCAACAGCTAGAGCACTAATTGCCAAACATAAAGACGGAAGCGTAAGTTTTGCGGGAAATCTAAAAGAGGGAGACAAAGTAAAACTTGGTTTTGGAAATGCAGAGATGATTATGCAAAATCCTATTAAAAGCTTTGATACCTTATATAATATAAAACCCCAAAGTTTCTTTTTATATTCATGTATGGCAAGAAGAAGATATATGCCTGATCTTATCCAAGTAGAAGTTGAACCTTTTGCAAGAATTGCACCTACTTCGGGATTTTTTACCTATGCAGAGTTTTACCATAACGGTTCAAAAAATCTTCTTTTAAATCAAACCTTAACAGTAGTTGCCCTAACAGAAGAGAACACAAAAATAGATAAAAAAGTAAAAAAAGCAGAACCTGAAAAAAAAGATGCTTATGCAAGAACAATAAGAGCTTTGACCCATCTAATCCGACAATCAACAAAAGATTATGATAAACAAACAACAAAATTAAATGAAGAAAAACTCTATACCCACAACCTTCTTGCGGCACAAAAACAGTTTTTAAGACATACTATTCATGAAACAAATACTCCTTTATCAACGATTATGGGAAATATTGAGCTTTATGAAATGGAATTTGGAAAAAACAGATACCTTTCAAATATTGAAGTTGCAATGAAAAATCTTTTTTCAATATATGATGATTTAAGTTATTTGATAAAAAAAGATCAAATAATTTATGCCAACCAAAGAATTGATTTAACAGACTATGCCAGAAGCAGAATTGACTTTTTTTCACAAGTTGCCATAAATGCAAAATCAAAACTTATTTTTGAAAGTTCAAAAAGAGTAAAATATATTAATTTTAATGAAACGAAACTGCAAAGAATAATAGATAACAATTTAACAAACGCCATAAAATATACTTTTGAAAATGAAGATATTTATATTCTTTTATATGAAGAAGAAGGATTTTATAAATTGCAGTTTTCAAGTCATTCAACTCTTATTCAAGAACCGAAAAAAATTTTTGAAGAGTATTACAGAGAAGAGAAATTAAAAGAGGGCTTTGGCTTGGGACTTAATTTGGTAAAAAAGATATGTGATGAAGAGGGAATTAAAATAGATTTGGAATCAAACAGTCATTTTACCACTTTTACATACTATTTCAAGAAGGAAAACAATGAAAATTCTGCTACTTGAAGATGATTTAATGTTAAATGATGCAATAACACAATATTTAACATCCGTAGGACACTATATCATATCTTCAAAAGATGGAAAATCCTGTATGCAAGTATTAGAAAACGAAAAGTTTGATATGCTTATTTTAGATATAAATCTTCCCGATATTGACGGGTTTACTATTTTAGAAGAGCTGCATAAACAAAAAAGAATGATTCCTACAATATTTATTTCAGCGCTTTTGGATATAGAAGAGATTTCAAGAGCTTTTGATATAGGATGCCATGATTACTTAAAAAAACCCTTTCATTTAAAAGAGTTAAATCTTAGAATAAATAGAATTTTAAAATGTGCATTTGTTCCCCAAAATCATAAAAGACTTTCAATATCTTACAGCTTTGACCATGACAGCATGACTTTGTATTTCAATAATGAACCCTATATTTTACACAAAAGACAACTTATGATAATCTCCTTGCTTGCAAAAAACAGAGGTTTAGTCGTAAATTACGATATGTTCAGAGAGTATGCCTACGACGGGGAAGAAATCGACAATGCAACCATTAGAGCAGAAGTTAACAGAGTGAAAAAAATATTAAAAGAGGACTTTATTACAAACGTAAGAGGGATCGGATATATGATTGAAAGACCTGACTAAAACTAATAACTTCATTTGAGTAAAATAAAAGATTAATTAGATAAAATCTCAAATAAAATCTAAAGGGTAGGAAAATGAATCTTATAGTAAACGGTGAAGAAAAAAACTTTGAAGAAGACTCTACACTTGAAGAGATTATTCATGAACTGAAAATTGAAGAAAAAGTAATGGCAGCTGCCGTTAATATGGAAATAGTAAAAAAAGATGAATGGAATAGTTTTGTTGTAAGAGAGAATGACAAACTAGAATTGTTACAATTTGTAGGTGGTGGTTGATAAATGATTGCAGATATTAGTTCTGTTTGTACTTACTGCGGTGTCGGTTGCGATATCACGGCTCAAGTAGAAGATAATAAAATCTTGAAAATTTATGCACAAAATGACGGCTATGTAAGCCAGGGAAAACTTTGTATTAAAGGTTCAAAAGGTTTCGGTTTTGTTGCTTCGGATGAAAGAATCAGAAATACAAGGGTAAAAAAATCTTTTATAGAAAAAAACTTTAAAGAGCTGCCAAGAGAGTTAAAAGCCAGAGCAAAAACGCTAAAAGAATTTGATAAAGAGTATTTTGAAGCTCCTTACGAATTTACGACTTCTCTTGCTGCTTGGAAATTAACGGATATAAAACAAAAATACGGAAGACACAGTTTTTGTGGAATGGGCGGAGCTAGAACTTCATGTGAAAGCTCATATATGTTTCAAAAATTTATCAGGGAAGCAATAAATTCTCCCCATGTGGATTGTTGTGCCAGAGTTTGTCACAGTCCAAGTCTAAAAGGAATGAAACCTTTAATAGGAGAAGGAGCGGCAACTAATCCTTTTGACGATATTTATGAAACTGAAAATATCATTATAATGGGTTCTAATACAACAGAAGCACATCCAATCGTTGCAAACAGAATAATTAAAGCTGCAAAAGCAAAAACAGCCTCGGTTACCGTAATAGATGTAAGAAATATTCAAATAGGGAAATACGGTAAAGAGGTTATTATTCCATATGAAGCAAACCTTTTGGTTTTAAATATGATGGCTTATGTAATTTTAAATGAAAAACTTTATGATAATGATTTTATTGATACAAGATGCGTAGGATTTGAAGAGTATAAAGACTCTATTTTAAATGACCCTTTTGCAAATCCTGAATTTATGAAAAAGATAGAGGGGTACGAATATTTAGCCGACACTATTCCTGAGGTTGCAAGAGAGTATGCAAAAAAGAAATCTATGTTTTTTTGGGGACTTGGAGTTACGGAACATTTAGACGGTTCATATGCCGTTATGGCTATCGTTCACTTAAGTCTGCTTACGGGAAATATCGGGAAAACAGGAACGGGACTTATGCCTTTAAGAGGTCAAAATAATGTACAAGGTGCCTGTGATACGGGATGTTTACCCTATTTTGACCCGGATTATGAAAAACCCAAAGAGATAGGTTTAATGACACCTCAACTAATAGATGAAATGTTAAAAGGAAATATCAAAGCTATGTATGTAATGGGAGAAGATATTGCCCATATTCATCCAAATCAGAATAAAGTACATAAAGCTTTGGAAAACCTTGAACTTATAATCTCAAATGAACTTTTTATGAATGAAATTTCAAAAAAAGCCGATATTGTTTTTGGAGTAAAATCTGCTTATGAAAAAACAGGTGTTTATGTAAATGCTATGAGAAGACTTCATCTTTCTCAACCTCTTGTACAAACAGATTTGCCCGATGATTGGGAAGTTTTAAGAGATATTGAAAATAAAATCAACGGTGAATTTATTTATGAAACAAGTGAAGATGTATGGAATGAAACCAGAGAAAAAGTAAAAACAAGATTCAATGGAGCAACATACCATAAACTCTCAAAAAATAGAAACAGAGGTATGCAGTGGCCTATAGAAAAAGAGGATACTCCTATTTTGCATATTGAAAAATTTAGAACCCAAAACGGAAAAGGATATTTTCAATACCACCGATACAAATTAAGAGAACAAATAAAAAAATTAGTTGAAAAAGAGACTTTTTCGAAAAATGAGTTCTATTTAACAACAGGAAGAACAATAGTTCATTATAATAATTCTGCCCAAACAATAAGAACCGAAGCTTTAAATTCAAGATATGACAAAGATATTGTTTTAGCTTCAAAAGAGGATGAGCAAAGAATCGGAAGTAAACAAATTATTATAAAAACCCAATACGGTCAAACTGCAATATTACCTGTAAAATATACAAAAAATATTAGACCTGGAACGCTTTATACAACTTTCCACCACCCTGAATCAAAAATCAATTTTATCTTTGGAGATGAAGCCGATGAGCTGATTTTAACTGCAAGATTTAAATCTATCAGAGTAGAAATTGAGCCGGTCTAAAGGTGATATAGCAGAACAAAAAGCTTGTGAGTTTTTAATCTCTCAAGCTTATGAAATAGTAGAAAAAAACTTTTATGCAAAAAAATTAGGCGAAATAGATATTATTTGTAAAAAAGATAAAGTTTATCACTTCGTTGAAGTCAAATCTGCCTTGGATTATGAAACTGCGGTTAATAATATCACGCCTTCAAAACTTTCAAAACTAAAAAGAAGTATTGATTACTATATACAAACAAAAAAACTTAACTGCAACTACTGTATAGATGCAGTTATTATTGTAGATCAAGAGATTGAGTTTTTAGAAAATATTACTCTTTAGTCCTTCTTCTTTTTCTAAATGCTCTTTTTGATTTAACATAAATTATTCTTAAAAATCTTCTTATATTTGCAAAAAATCTAGTCGTATAGGTTGCTTGGGCGTTTACAATCTCTCCTCCTAGCTGTACATTAATAGCATCGGATTTTTTCATAGACAAAACTTGTGAAGGAAATACGCTTCTGTGTCCCGTCATTAAAAATGCAATTATAATCGAAAGTGCTGCATAATGAGCAACATTTACTCCAAAAAGTTCAACTGCCATAATCATAGCTGCAATAGGTGCACTTGTAGCACCTGCTAATACACTAACAAAACCTAAAGCGGCAAATAAAGGAATATAACCGTCAACAACCGTACCGAAAAAATTACCGCTTGTTGCACCTATATAAAAAACAGGAGTAATAACTCCTCCACTTCCTCCGAAGCCTAAGGTTAAAGAGGTAAAAATAGTTTTTGCTATAAAGGCATACCAAGGAATATTTTCATGATCTTGAAAACTTGAAGACAAAGCCTCTTTTATAGTATCAAAACCTAAACCCAGATATTGGTCTCCCACAAGTAAAGTTAATATTACGATTACTACTCCACCTAAAAAAGCTTTTAGAATATAGTGCATTTTTAATGATTTGGCATAAGTGCTTATTGCTCTTAATACCGTAATTATAAAGTCTGCAACAAGCCCGAAAAATATTCCGGCTAAAATAACTTTTGCGATTAATACATAATTAAAATCAAAAGTTACGTAATAGGCAATATCAAAATATGTATAACTTATTCCAACCATTTTTGCTACAAAAAAAGCCGAAAATCCCGCAACAATAGAAGGGAGTAAAATATCATACATCAAAGCACCGACTATAAGTATTTCAACTCCGAAAATAGCCCCTGCCAAAGGTGTTCCGAATACTGATGCAAAACCTGCACTAATACCGCAGATTACCATTTTTTTTCTATCTCTTTTTGAAAATTTAAAAAGTGTTGCAACAAAAGAGGCTGCCGCTGCACCTATTTGGGCTCCTGGTCCCTCTTTACCTACTGAACCACCCGCAAAAATAGTAATAACCGTTGCAGCTAGCTTGACAGGAATAACAGAGAGTTTCATCTCTCCTGAATTTTTATGCACGGCTTCAATAACTTTTTCCGTACCGTGTCCCTCAGCACTAGGAGCAAACTTTTTTACGATAATAACTGTTAAAACTAAAGCAAAAGGCAGTAAATAGTAGTAATCAAAAGGCAGAAGAGTTCTTGAATTTTCACAGTACTCCAAAAGTTTTAAAAATAAAGCAACAATAAATCCAATCAAAGCCCCGATAGAAGAGGATATAAGAATCCATTTAGTTATTGTTGCGAACATTACTGTCTGTTCTGCTATATGTTTTGTCACATTTTTATTGTTTTCCATGAGTGCTGCTTCAAAATAGTTTTTATACTAAAAGATTAACATAAAGTTTAATAAAGTCTGTTGTGAAAAGAGCTGATTTTTTAATAAAATTAAAAATTTATTTTATAGCATTTAATTATACATTTTCTTTTGATTCATTTCTTTTTAAATATTCATCTAAAGTAATAAAATCTTCTATATTTTTAGGCGGGGTTTTAATGATTTCAGACAATGATTTTACTCCCATAGAGAGAAGATATTGTAAATTGCTGTCAAAAGTTGCTTCTTGTATAACCCAGATTTTATCTTTATGAACTTCAAACATATATCCACCGTTTGGAATTGGAGTCATTGATAAAACTGCTGTATAATGATCTTTTACGATAGACTCTTTTGTAGAGTACATAAGACCTACATTGTAATCCTCTTTTGAAAACCCTCGAATTAGTACGACTAAAACTTTTTTCTCTCCTGATTTTGAAGTATTAAATATATTTACAAGCTCTTTTATCGTTCCGTAGCCTGGAATCTTTGAGTATAATCTTTGTATAAAATTTATTAATCCCGTTTCAACGAATATTCCTAAAATATACGCTAAAAACCCTAAAAGTGCAACACCTATAAAAGTCCACAATACTGGATAATGTTCAGGTTCAAATCCAACAAGAGTAAAAAAATATCCCGTTAAAGCATTTACGTTGTCGTAAATCCAAAGTACTATTATAGTGATTGCGGCAATTGGAGCCAACCAAAAAAGACCTTTTAAAATTACTGTTACAATATGATCTTTCCCATGTCCTAAAAACTCTTTTATTTTATCAACCATAATAATTACTCCTTATAATTTTCTATTATAACCTTTTAGTTACTTTCCTTTTGCTAAAAGATGTATAAAATTGATATATTTCGTACAAAAATTTTAAGAAAAATATAACTTTATTGGATAAAATACGCTCATGGAAACAATACTATTTATAATTTTTTTATCATTCGCTTTATCCACGCTGATTAACATTATCCTTAAAAAGTTCTCAATGTCCCATATAATAGGATATATCATTACAGGAACAATAATAACCTCTTTGTTTGATTTAAACGGAACTTCGGATTTGCATATTTTAGATTTGATAGCCGAGTTTGGAATCGTATTTTTAATGTTTACAATAGGTCTTGAAATGCCTATAAACAAACTAAAAAAGATGAAAGAGATACTTTTCGTAAACGGTTCTATTCAAGTTGGAGTCAGTGCCGTAATTATATATTTACTCGCAAAATATATATTTGATATTGATACTACCTCGTCGATTATAATCGCACTTGCATTTTCTCTATCTTCAACGGCAATTGTTTTAACATATTTAAAACAATCAAAAGATATTCATACTCCTTACGGTGAAAAATCTACTGCTATATTGGTTTTTCAAGATTTAGCAGTAATTCCCATACTTCTGTTAATATCGTTTTTATCAAATGATACTCTGAGTTTAGGCGAAATTTTAACAAACACTTTTTTATCTGCTTTGTTAATTATTCTTTTTATGTTTACAATAGGAAAAAAGATTTTAAATTGGTTTTTAGACTTCTCTTCAAGAACTAGAATTGAAGAGCTCTTTTTAGCCTCAATCTTGTCAATTGTAATAGGAACTTCACTTTTAGCTCACCAATTGGGGTTTACCTACTCTTTGGGAGCTTTTATTGCGGGAATGATAATTTCCGAAACCAATTATCATATAAAAGTTGAATCAGATATCTCTTCATACAAAGATCTGCTTTTAGGAGCATTCTTTTTCTCTGTGGGAACAAAAATAGACGTGCCTTATCTGCTTTCGAATATTCATTACGTATTTTTGATATTTTTCGGTGTTATGGTTATAAAAGCCGTTGTTATTTATCTTTTAATGCTTGCAAAATCAAATAAGAGTGATTCTGTTAAATCAGCACTTGCACTTTGTCAAATAGGAGAGTTTTCTTTTGCCGTTTTTGCACTTGCCGCAAATGACAATATATTAGATAAAGATTTAGCTAGTTTTCTTATTTTAGTAACGGTTTTATCTATGATTTTAACTCCTTTTATTGTAAATAATATTTATAAAATAGCTTCATTTTTCGTAGTTGAATTCTATGAATCAGATAAAATTACTCCAATTAACAGAAGAAACCATACTATTATTTGCGGATATGCAATTTTAGGAAGAATAATTGCCCATGAACTAAATAAACAAAATAAATCATTTGTTATCATTTCAGATAATTTAAAACATGTACTTCTTGCAAGGAAAAACGGTTTTATGGCATATTTCGGGCACTTGGAAAAACTTCCCGTTTTGGAATCTTTAAAAGTAGATGAAGCCTCAAATATTATTGTTACTACAAACAGTTTAATCAAAAAAAGACTTATTTGTGAAGCCGTTTTAAATTTCAAAAACGATGCAAATTTAATTGTTAGAATTGATTCTTTAGATGAGAAAAAAGAGCTGAAAGATTTAAATATAAAATATTATGTCCACTCTCAAATAGAAACAGCAAAACTTATGGTTGAAAAAAGTTTAAGTTTTAGCAGTTGATTTTCAAGTAAAAAAAAAGAGCAAAATTAATTGCTCTTTATCTCTACTATGAAGGACGTTTAATTAGTAGGTAATGTAATTATAATAGTTAATAATAGCATAATAGTAGCATTATAAAAAATTTAACGATTTTTAATGCAATTTTATATAAAATACAAAAATTACTAGGAGCATTTTTGTATTCTAAAGAACTTAACTCTATAAAAAAATCCAACCGTTTAAGAACCAGAGAAATTTTTGATGATAATATAATTGATTTAGCTTCAAACGATTATCTAGGTCTTGCAAACAATAAAGAACTTTTTGAAAATGCTTACAAAAGAGTATTAAAAGAGAAATATCACTCCCCTAAAGCTTCAATGCTTGTAAACGGATACTCTAAAGTTCACAAAGATTTTGAAGATAAACTAAAACAAGAAAACGGTTTTGAAGATGCTATTATAGTAGGAAGCGGTTTTTTGGCAAATGTTTCAATGATAGAAGCTCTTGTTAGAAAAGGCGATACTCTGTTTATCGATGAAGATTATCATGCAAGCGGAATGTTTGCCACAAGAGTTTTAAATAAAGACCAAGTAGTTATCTTCAAACACAATAATACAAAAGATTTAGAAGAAAAAATAAAAAATA
It encodes the following:
- a CDS encoding aldehyde dehydrogenase family protein, translating into MSAKIYEKPKFKPQYENFIGGEWVAPISGEYFDNVSPVDGEVLTRIPRSNEEDVESAVAAAKKAFESYKHTSSAQKSAMLNKVADAIEANLEAIALAETLDNGKTVRETLNADIPLVVDHFRYFASVVRAESGTVSDLDENTISQEIHEPYGVVAQIIPWNFPLLMAAWKLAPALAAGNCIVMKPASATPMSILLLMETIQDVLPKGTINIINGSGGKIGKALATHPDVKKVAFTGETTTGQLIMKYATENIIPSTLELGGKSPNIFFESVMEKDDEFLDKAIEGLVLFAFNSGEVCTCPSRALVQESIYEKFMERVLKRVAAITEENPLDPSNMMGAQASKNQMEKILEYIKIGKEEGAQCLIGGEAYENKTYPKGNYIKPTIFKGHNKMRIFQEEIFGPVLCVTTFKDEEEALEIANDTIYGLGSGVWSRDAHQVHKMSRGIEAGRVWVNCYHMYPSHASFGGYKKSGIGRETHMMMLNSYRHTKNILTSYDKNPMGFF
- a CDS encoding FIST N-terminal domain-containing protein, encoding MLQFHMKTFNYSVKNSIKNSNIDFEKFKNEKNILIQIFCGQGKENLKKTVLTLLKELPQAVLIGTTTDGEIKDKKITTSNTIISISIFENTLIKKYYVENQDSFDTGFTLAKELITPNTKLLILFTDGTTTNGENFLKGIESFNNKIPICGGMAGDNGEFTQTFICSQNKILKSGAVGVSLNSDSLKIHNDYRFNWSSIGIEHTIDKIEDNRVYSINGMSPIDFYSKYLGEDVALALPATGIEFPLIVEKDGIPTARALIAKHKDGSVSFAGNLKEGDKVKLGFGNAEMIMQNPIKSFDTLYNIKPQSFFLYSCMARRRYMPDLIQVEVEPFARIAPTSGFFTYAEFYHNGSKNLLLNQTLTVVALTEENTKIDKKVKKAEPEKKDAYARTIRALTHLIRQSTKDYDKQTTKLNEEKLYTHNLLAAQKQFLRHTIHETNTPLSTIMGNIELYEMEFGKNRYLSNIEVAMKNLFSIYDDLSYLIKKDQIIYANQRIDLTDYARSRIDFFSQVAINAKSKLIFESSKRVKYINFNETKLQRIIDNNLTNAIKYTFENEDIYILLYEEEGFYKLQFSSHSTLIQEPKKIFEEYYREEKLKEGFGLGLNLVKKICDEEGIKIDLESNSHFTTFTYYFKKENNENSAT
- a CDS encoding response regulator transcription factor, with the translated sequence MKILLLEDDLMLNDAITQYLTSVGHYIISSKDGKSCMQVLENEKFDMLILDINLPDIDGFTILEELHKQKRMIPTIFISALLDIEEISRAFDIGCHDYLKKPFHLKELNLRINRILKCAFVPQNHKRLSISYSFDHDSMTLYFNNEPYILHKRQLMIISLLAKNRGLVVNYDMFREYAYDGEEIDNATIRAEVNRVKKILKEDFITNVRGIGYMIERPD
- the thiS gene encoding sulfur carrier protein ThiS, encoding MNLIVNGEEKNFEEDSTLEEIIHELKIEEKVMAAAVNMEIVKKDEWNSFVVRENDKLELLQFVGGG
- a CDS encoding molybdopterin oxidoreductase family protein; the encoded protein is MIADISSVCTYCGVGCDITAQVEDNKILKIYAQNDGYVSQGKLCIKGSKGFGFVASDERIRNTRVKKSFIEKNFKELPRELKARAKTLKEFDKEYFEAPYEFTTSLAAWKLTDIKQKYGRHSFCGMGGARTSCESSYMFQKFIREAINSPHVDCCARVCHSPSLKGMKPLIGEGAATNPFDDIYETENIIIMGSNTTEAHPIVANRIIKAAKAKTASVTVIDVRNIQIGKYGKEVIIPYEANLLVLNMMAYVILNEKLYDNDFIDTRCVGFEEYKDSILNDPFANPEFMKKIEGYEYLADTIPEVAREYAKKKSMFFWGLGVTEHLDGSYAVMAIVHLSLLTGNIGKTGTGLMPLRGQNNVQGACDTGCLPYFDPDYEKPKEIGLMTPQLIDEMLKGNIKAMYVMGEDIAHIHPNQNKVHKALENLELIISNELFMNEISKKADIVFGVKSAYEKTGVYVNAMRRLHLSQPLVQTDLPDDWEVLRDIENKINGEFIYETSEDVWNETREKVKTRFNGATYHKLSKNRNRGMQWPIEKEDTPILHIEKFRTQNGKGYFQYHRYKLREQIKKLVEKETFSKNEFYLTTGRTIVHYNNSAQTIRTEALNSRYDKDIVLASKEDEQRIGSKQIIIKTQYGQTAILPVKYTKNIRPGTLYTTFHHPESKINFIFGDEADELILTARFKSIRVEIEPV
- a CDS encoding YraN family protein, whose amino-acid sequence is MSRSKGDIAEQKACEFLISQAYEIVEKNFYAKKLGEIDIICKKDKVYHFVEVKSALDYETAVNNITPSKLSKLKRSIDYYIQTKKLNCNYCIDAVIIVDQEIEFLENITL
- a CDS encoding chloride channel protein — translated: MENNKNVTKHIAEQTVMFATITKWILISSSIGALIGFIVALFLKLLEYCENSRTLLPFDYYYLLPFALVLTVIIVKKFAPSAEGHGTEKVIEAVHKNSGEMKLSVIPVKLAATVITIFAGGSVGKEGPGAQIGAAAASFVATLFKFSKRDRKKMVICGISAGFASVFGTPLAGAIFGVEILIVGALMYDILLPSIVAGFSAFFVAKMVGISYTYFDIAYYVTFDFNYVLIAKVILAGIFFGLVADFIITVLRAISTYAKSLKMHYILKAFLGGVVIVILTLLVGDQYLGLGFDTIKEALSSSFQDHENIPWYAFIAKTIFTSLTLGFGGSGGVITPVFYIGATSGNFFGTVVDGYIPLFAALGFVSVLAGATSAPIAAMIMAVELFGVNVAHYAALSIIIAFLMTGHRSVFPSQVLSMKKSDAINVQLGGEIVNAQATYTTRFFANIRRFLRIIYVKSKRAFRKRRRTKE
- a CDS encoding DUF502 domain-containing protein, giving the protein MVDKIKEFLGHGKDHIVTVILKGLFWLAPIAAITIIVLWIYDNVNALTGYFFTLVGFEPEHYPVLWTFIGVALLGFLAYILGIFVETGLINFIQRLYSKIPGYGTIKELVNIFNTSKSGEKKVLVVLIRGFSKEDYNVGLMYSTKESIVKDHYTAVLSMTPIPNGGYMFEVHKDKIWVIQEATFDSNLQYLLSMGVKSLSEIIKTPPKNIEDFITLDEYLKRNESKENV
- a CDS encoding cation:proton antiporter domain-containing protein, with protein sequence METILFIIFLSFALSTLINIILKKFSMSHIIGYIITGTIITSLFDLNGTSDLHILDLIAEFGIVFLMFTIGLEMPINKLKKMKEILFVNGSIQVGVSAVIIYLLAKYIFDIDTTSSIIIALAFSLSSTAIVLTYLKQSKDIHTPYGEKSTAILVFQDLAVIPILLLISFLSNDTLSLGEILTNTFLSALLIILFMFTIGKKILNWFLDFSSRTRIEELFLASILSIVIGTSLLAHQLGFTYSLGAFIAGMIISETNYHIKVESDISSYKDLLLGAFFFSVGTKIDVPYLLSNIHYVFLIFFGVMVIKAVVIYLLMLAKSNKSDSVKSALALCQIGEFSFAVFALAANDNILDKDLASFLILVTVLSMILTPFIVNNIYKIASFFVVEFYESDKITPINRRNHTIICGYAILGRIIAHELNKQNKSFVIISDNLKHVLLARKNGFMAYFGHLEKLPVLESLKVDEASNIIVTTNSLIKKRLICEAVLNFKNDANLIVRIDSLDEKKELKDLNIKYYVHSQIETAKLMVEKSLSFSS